A region of Ignavibacteriota bacterium DNA encodes the following proteins:
- a CDS encoding T9SS type A sorting domain-containing protein: MKHKMFLFAVVVLLSTAKLLSQLSLEVVWEKPQAGVIDAKFSPDGKFIYCAIGADIKKLDVATGEFVATFNKGELTDKNIYLEISPDGKTIITGNTTGKGGLYLWDTELEKVIREFKVDGISENQELYLASFSQDSRHILLTLYTRYQYPKSPTNEILLFDLVENKVVKKVPFERIEQIQYSKDGKYFITGTAYEQYPRITLWDAKEMTVIREYTDLGTDDNGFRKIQLSDNNKLIGLATHNSNIVKILETETGKVVKTSDDGTTSTNFNLLPNDYYLIYQWRGDGTVDYGLNIYKYPDIFQSSVQRYGSNVIISKSIQNDDGDEKILVFQSSMALLANSTTNVNEPVNHEYVITVEPEKISINFDNADSIKIIDINGNILLDKVVSGNSTSIPNTYSPGTYICVVKSGNREYSQKFQVVR; the protein is encoded by the coding sequence ATGAAACACAAAATGTTTTTATTCGCTGTAGTTGTTTTATTATCAACTGCAAAACTTTTATCTCAGTTATCGCTTGAGGTGGTGTGGGAGAAACCACAGGCTGGGGTTATTGATGCTAAATTCTCACCGGACGGAAAGTTTATTTACTGTGCTATTGGTGCTGACATCAAAAAACTTGATGTTGCTACAGGGGAATTTGTTGCGACATTTAACAAGGGGGAATTAACAGATAAAAATATTTATCTTGAAATTTCTCCAGATGGAAAAACTATCATTACAGGTAACACAACTGGCAAAGGTGGTTTATATTTGTGGGATACTGAACTTGAAAAAGTTATTCGGGAATTCAAAGTAGATGGAATTTCAGAAAACCAAGAGCTTTATTTGGCTTCATTTTCTCAAGACAGCAGGCATATACTACTAACACTTTATACCAGATATCAGTATCCAAAATCACCAACCAATGAGATACTCCTTTTTGACTTGGTTGAAAATAAAGTAGTAAAAAAAGTACCCTTTGAGAGAATAGAGCAGATACAATATTCCAAAGACGGAAAATACTTTATTACAGGTACTGCTTATGAGCAATACCCAAGAATTACTCTTTGGGATGCAAAAGAAATGACAGTAATCAGAGAATACACAGACTTAGGAACAGACGATAACGGATTCAGAAAAATTCAATTATCCGACAACAATAAGCTGATTGGGCTTGCAACTCATAATTCTAATATTGTAAAAATATTAGAAACTGAAACAGGGAAAGTTGTGAAAACAAGTGACGATGGAACTACAAGTACCAATTTCAATTTGTTGCCAAATGATTATTATTTGATATATCAATGGCGAGGTGATGGTACTGTAGATTATGGGTTAAATATTTACAAGTATCCTGATATTTTTCAAAGTAGTGTGCAGCGTTATGGGTCAAATGTAATAATTTCAAAATCAATACAAAATGATGACGGTGATGAGAAAATTCTTGTGTTTCAAAGTAGTATGGCTTTATTAGCAAACTCAACAACTAATGTTAATGAGCCAGTAAACCACGAATATGTTATCACTGTTGAGCCAGAAAAAATATCAATAAATTTCGATAATGCTGACAGCATCAAAATTATTGATATTAATGGAAATATTCTTTTAGATAAGGTTGTAAGTGGCAATTCAACTTCCATACCAAACACTTATTCCCCAGGTACATACATTTGTGTAGTAAAATCAGGTAACAGAGAATATTCCCAGAAATTTCAGGTAGTGAGATAG
- a CDS encoding T9SS type A sorting domain-containing protein: MTKYIIILLLSVTSLIAQNFEPGQQLFKWGLTGDSIYISSDLEYFRQTKPILGWHWGGSYKLSKSLLVNQNDAFRHWENWGFTINDFVDSCHIILKPDEYSHAVGPEILNARAIQFEPTLRLDPAEPNKLVIRSGDTTRPIFGFTYIRGQILSDPTRTNFNRLIIDSTALIGQVILDKPWPPHQFTRFGWSKPNGVNAQKVRDSFLLDKMYLSINLRRSSFGYSGDTVLKIELPFTMKEGPSGFLRFATVPSNTITDTLELQRGCYRKDVVAPNNNTRALIITKNMIPQGNKDITISALILFNNEIGPEPEQIGNIQLNLHHPEKEHCDPNYIDSIGIRVTYISDNPVMIDWIRLESPHAKEFLKGTFDNSIATHVQEDLNKYLDNSYQSRGIKLFRYNTIVEGGLFNWITEKYFNRLIGNIGTNEVGVYYPSHYEYYVNPPDRWIGSYQMAPNVATSYSRKKYGKDANSEARTLGLINGYNGINDSLTNISSYETFLQYYSDSLYILPITYFLDNMDMTKYEGAIIGSNGWRASFLGHWEGQLFKNYFKPETNGLLFSNLIWWSQNFILNGTKEDVFTNNHFYFYRPQTAEELRLACLTNLIIGSKGLIYDGPDTDTNGYYFFKLYDGNNLSNSTRDSLEVLSDMEFLDSDVTGSDWIREVGEVNRLNDYIMPLDTIALYLERPKDKIYFGRRTQRLELRKIHEFVRNNEYTIMKLRLQCWWAKGFKKWYMQDSNITYNLIDKYIDTNAIRTREITNSEPEGTALYNFIDSSFYDITILKYDTLSLNDVFYMGTVNRRTSPLILENDTLRFYSGAEFDNFMDFGGTSLTGEFKPTDYWQDLYWKRQGCREITIPTNIIDPSKNIYYKIEELAYNEDYSESLPFWKKEQIRNRVKITIPQGQSFATKYLPGEGKMFKVNIINDNTAPFAGELAFSNQTKIIAYPANQTSNYDFEKDGDTLNFFKDDSMYYHIVYDRAMPNNLSRVYYRRSAKAYDRTVNTKIIEWGPEILVSDKIVFTKADHLPSMQSDTALSVAGIDISCKYPSIVVRYDDTTRVYIVFGCSMPAYTDTSRVFIVESVFPADTNFVFPVGPNNLKPITYGYTDGDAIEALDKWGPPAINASFFVNYYSWSDSIYGIGVGCKSPDDRGLITNKKYIKYDLTGDCCQPSLNTYSRLNIEENECALVFKEHSEGQDRIIYSRLRIAANDSIDNYVPLQFCDTEPFHQMCWYGHDNKTSLINFFQIPPQFNSEYPVVYRPVDFARRPGFEVSDSLRYLGASWDRVYWQADVAGDYGFQKRILLKNIDINDNLDCWYMLPSLHLYMPFYSLNHASPGPGAPSSKKDSTFHRFALFDSSFVLNFVKHELFSEPNYNSDIYQVNFSAWLNYLERWNKEGWVPSDGEVDLHWWSSVGQGIYPHTTHTPVITENKDWFIHNRIYQATNNEIRTSALLFLKGVQDRKTIYPMLRISDSSSVSKLSEIYSVNNKTGNRFQTLKINAFTKDKNGKIIPKESIESEWFRIDDIKELAYYTSIQDTSLFSIELERYDRGKSVKIPLNRDMQEKLNSKKITLLNGKNHLYRLKLTKKDKNVNTWVDLVFDDYRDIMSEFSELSTKELGKVNNDVVDYTHQIIDLSEKDMNNDNPIQLQIYPNPADDAFYVVSTILTEENNNTLVKYSLFNSTGEELIKFSGKPDEVLMINSSSLANGIYFLRAESPLLESSLQNNHIITKTIIIRR; encoded by the coding sequence ATGACAAAGTACATAATAATACTGTTGCTTTCAGTTACATCTCTAATAGCTCAGAATTTTGAACCCGGTCAACAATTATTCAAATGGGGACTGACCGGAGATTCTATATATATTTCGTCAGATTTGGAATATTTCCGGCAGACAAAGCCAATCTTAGGTTGGCATTGGGGTGGCTCTTATAAATTATCAAAATCATTACTCGTTAATCAAAATGATGCTTTTAGACATTGGGAAAACTGGGGTTTTACTATAAATGATTTCGTTGATAGTTGTCATATAATCCTGAAACCTGATGAATACTCGCATGCAGTAGGACCTGAAATTTTGAATGCCAGAGCGATTCAATTTGAGCCAACTTTGAGATTAGACCCCGCAGAACCAAATAAATTAGTAATAAGATCAGGTGATACAACAAGGCCTATATTTGGTTTTACATACATTCGAGGTCAAATTCTAAGTGACCCTACCCGTACAAATTTCAATCGGCTTATCATTGATAGTACTGCACTGATTGGTCAGGTAATTCTTGATAAACCTTGGCCCCCACACCAGTTTACAAGGTTTGGATGGAGTAAACCAAATGGAGTTAATGCTCAAAAAGTAAGAGACTCTTTCCTTTTAGACAAGATGTATCTATCTATCAATTTACGAAGAAGCTCTTTTGGCTATTCAGGAGATACTGTCCTAAAAATTGAATTACCATTTACAATGAAAGAAGGTCCAAGTGGCTTTTTAAGATTCGCGACTGTACCATCTAATACCATAACTGATACTTTGGAATTACAAAGAGGATGCTACAGAAAAGATGTTGTTGCACCAAACAATAACACAAGAGCATTAATTATCACTAAAAATATGATTCCTCAAGGTAATAAAGATATTACAATATCAGCATTGATTTTGTTTAATAATGAGATCGGTCCAGAACCAGAGCAAATTGGAAATATCCAATTAAACTTACATCATCCGGAAAAGGAACATTGCGACCCCAACTATATAGACAGCATAGGTATCAGAGTTACGTATATATCAGACAATCCTGTTATGATAGACTGGATACGACTTGAAAGTCCTCACGCAAAAGAGTTTCTGAAAGGAACTTTTGATAACAGCATTGCCACTCACGTTCAAGAGGATTTGAATAAGTACCTTGATAACTCTTATCAGAGTCGGGGGATTAAATTGTTCAGATATAATACCATAGTAGAAGGCGGTTTATTTAACTGGATTACAGAAAAATATTTTAACCGGCTAATCGGTAATATCGGCACTAACGAAGTAGGAGTATATTATCCATCGCATTATGAATACTATGTTAATCCTCCTGACAGATGGATTGGTTCATATCAAATGGCACCTAATGTTGCAACTTCTTACAGCCGAAAAAAATATGGTAAAGATGCTAATTCTGAAGCTCGAACTTTGGGGTTAATAAATGGATACAATGGCATAAATGATTCGCTTACTAACATATCATCTTATGAAACTTTTTTGCAATACTATAGCGATTCATTGTATATTTTACCAATTACATATTTTCTTGATAATATGGATATGACAAAATATGAGGGAGCTATAATTGGTTCTAATGGATGGAGAGCATCATTCCTTGGTCACTGGGAAGGACAGTTATTTAAAAATTATTTCAAGCCAGAGACAAACGGATTGTTGTTCTCAAATCTCATCTGGTGGTCTCAAAATTTTATTTTAAATGGAACAAAGGAGGATGTATTTACAAACAATCATTTTTACTTTTACCGTCCTCAAACTGCAGAAGAATTAAGACTTGCTTGCTTAACAAATCTAATTATAGGAAGCAAGGGGCTTATTTACGACGGTCCGGATACAGATACTAATGGTTACTACTTTTTTAAATTATATGATGGAAACAATCTTTCAAACTCTACAAGGGATTCATTGGAAGTTTTAAGCGATATGGAATTTCTTGATTCGGATGTTACAGGAAGTGATTGGATAAGGGAAGTAGGAGAGGTTAATCGTCTAAATGACTATATAATGCCTCTTGATACAATAGCATTATATCTTGAAAGACCAAAAGATAAGATTTATTTTGGTAGACGTACTCAAAGACTTGAATTAAGAAAAATACACGAATTTGTAAGAAATAATGAATATACGATAATGAAACTTCGACTACAATGTTGGTGGGCAAAAGGTTTCAAAAAGTGGTATATGCAGGATTCAAACATAACATATAACTTAATTGATAAGTACATTGATACGAACGCAATAAGAACAAGAGAAATTACAAATAGTGAACCGGAAGGTACTGCGCTTTATAATTTTATTGACAGTTCTTTTTACGATATAACTATTTTGAAATATGATACATTATCATTAAATGATGTGTTTTATATGGGAACAGTTAATCGAAGGACTTCTCCATTAATTTTAGAAAATGATACACTCAGGTTTTACAGCGGTGCAGAATTTGATAATTTTATGGATTTTGGTGGTACTTCCTTGACAGGTGAATTCAAACCCACTGATTACTGGCAGGATTTATACTGGAAACGTCAGGGCTGCCGAGAAATCACAATACCTACAAATATTATTGACCCATCAAAAAATATTTATTATAAAATAGAGGAATTAGCATATAATGAAGATTATTCTGAATCTCTTCCTTTCTGGAAAAAAGAGCAAATCAGAAACCGTGTCAAAATTACTATTCCTCAGGGTCAATCATTTGCTACTAAATATTTGCCGGGTGAAGGCAAGATGTTTAAAGTTAATATCATCAACGATAATACAGCGCCATTCGCAGGTGAGCTTGCTTTTAGCAATCAGACAAAAATCATTGCATATCCTGCGAATCAGACAAGCAATTATGATTTTGAGAAAGATGGTGATACATTAAATTTTTTCAAAGATGATTCGATGTATTATCATATCGTCTATGACCGGGCAATGCCAAATAATTTATCCAGAGTATATTACCGCCGCTCAGCCAAAGCTTATGACAGGACAGTAAATACAAAAATAATTGAGTGGGGACCGGAAATACTTGTATCGGATAAAATAGTATTTACAAAAGCAGACCACTTGCCAAGTATGCAGAGTGATACGGCTCTTAGTGTTGCAGGTATAGATATATCCTGTAAATACCCGTCAATAGTTGTAAGATATGATGATACGACACGTGTTTATATTGTATTTGGGTGCTCAATGCCTGCATATACTGACACGAGCCGTGTATTCATTGTAGAAAGTGTATTTCCTGCAGACACAAATTTTGTTTTTCCGGTAGGTCCGAATAATCTAAAGCCAATAACCTACGGATACACAGATGGAGATGCTATAGAAGCATTGGATAAGTGGGGTCCGCCAGCAATAAACGCAAGTTTTTTTGTGAACTACTACAGCTGGAGTGATTCAATATATGGTATAGGAGTAGGGTGCAAAAGTCCAGATGACAGAGGACTAATCACAAATAAGAAGTATATTAAATATGATTTAACAGGCGATTGCTGCCAGCCATCATTAAACACCTATTCCCGGTTAAATATTGAAGAAAATGAATGTGCATTGGTATTTAAGGAGCATAGCGAAGGACAGGACAGAATTATTTATAGCCGGCTAAGGATAGCAGCAAATGATAGCATAGATAACTATGTACCACTTCAATTCTGTGATACTGAGCCTTTTCATCAAATGTGCTGGTATGGACATGATAATAAAACCTCGCTAATCAATTTTTTCCAAATTCCACCTCAATTCAATTCTGAATATCCTGTGGTATATCGTCCGGTTGATTTTGCACGTCGTCCGGGTTTTGAAGTATCTGATTCACTTCGTTATTTAGGAGCAAGCTGGGACAGAGTTTACTGGCAGGCAGACGTGGCAGGTGATTATGGTTTTCAAAAGAGGATATTGCTGAAAAATATAGATATAAATGATAATCTGGATTGTTGGTATATGCTACCTTCATTACACTTATATATGCCATTCTATAGCTTGAACCATGCAAGTCCGGGTCCCGGCGCCCCATCAAGTAAAAAAGATTCAACTTTTCATCGTTTTGCATTATTTGACAGTTCTTTTGTGTTGAATTTTGTAAAACATGAATTATTTTCTGAGCCAAATTACAATTCTGATATTTATCAAGTAAATTTCAGTGCATGGTTAAACTATCTTGAAAGATGGAATAAAGAAGGTTGGGTACCATCTGATGGAGAAGTAGATTTACACTGGTGGTCATCTGTCGGTCAGGGCATATACCCGCATACGACACATACCCCCGTAATAACAGAAAATAAAGACTGGTTTATTCATAACCGAATATATCAGGCGACTAATAACGAAATCCGCACTAGTGCGCTATTATTTCTCAAGGGGGTTCAAGATAGAAAAACAATTTACCCAATGTTAAGGATTTCCGATTCTTCTTCTGTTTCAAAGCTATCTGAAATTTATTCTGTCAATAATAAAACCGGAAATAGATTTCAAACGCTGAAAATAAATGCCTTTACTAAAGACAAAAATGGGAAAATAATCCCTAAAGAAAGCATTGAGAGTGAATGGTTTAGAATTGATGATATAAAAGAACTCGCTTATTATACCTCAATTCAGGATACCTCTCTGTTTAGCATCGAATTAGAAAGATACGACCGTGGAAAATCAGTAAAAATTCCATTAAACAGGGATATGCAAGAGAAACTGAATTCCAAAAAGATAACACTTCTCAATGGCAAAAATCACTTGTACAGATTAAAACTTACAAAGAAAGACAAAAATGTCAATACTTGGGTAGATTTGGTCTTTGATGATTACCGTGACATCATGAGTGAATTTTCGGAATTAAGTACAAAAGAGCTTGGAAAAGTAAATAATGATGTAGTTGATTATACGCATCAAATAATTGATTTGTCTGAAAAGGATATGAATAATGACAATCCAATTCAACTTCAAATCTATCCAAACCCTGCTGATGATGCTTTTTATGTTGTTTCTACAATTTTGACTGAAGAAAATAACAATACTTTAGTAAAATATTCATTATTTAACTCCACAGGCGAAGAATTAATAAAATTTAGTGGTAAACCTGATGAAGTATTAATGATAAACAGCTCAAGCTTAGCAAACGGAATCTATTTTTTACGTGCTGAAAGCCCGTTATTAGAATCATCACTTCAAAATAATCACATAATAACCAAAACAATAATAATACGAAGGTAA